A single Polyodon spathula isolate WHYD16114869_AA chromosome 6, ASM1765450v1, whole genome shotgun sequence DNA region contains:
- the nvl gene encoding nuclear valosin-containing protein-like isoform X1, whose product MKNRGGYFVDNRLKERVKQYLRKSTSQFTDLSVMAADLQRMYSTEYGRRKRNAFRIQLEKVYTVLCNESDLSALEGEHLAKRARQSQGADGEKDSFSEDSTDSDDQPEYPPTNQMNNSLMSLYRKGAPDSVAPTLPKDQPAHSSTPRPAPSKTPKGGWFVDTTPGRIGEEKEESILIDLCEETQEAPNPEKSLLETDKKKKGKMKNGKRRQEGEARGIDGEIESIIMNKKVKLKAPELQYSTVKFEDVGGNEETMKEVCKMLIHMRHPEVYQKLGVVPPRGFLLHGPPGCGKTLLAQAIAGEMELPMLKVAATEMVSGVSGESEQKLRELFDQAVTSAPCILFIDEIDAITPKREVASKDMERRIVAQLLTCMDDLNALAATAQVMVIGATNRPDSLDPALRRAGRFDREICLGIPDEGARLRILQTLCRKLKLPESFDFQQLAHLTPGYVGADLMALCREAAMRAVNRVLIEMQSSQAAAAGGQPYLVDTKPVEQEQTAVPNQQPETIEEQTELLRLLRLLKDYTPLSEEQLEKLHIEMEDFTSSLCSIQPSAKREGFATVPDVTWADIGALEEIRQELTMAILAPVRNPDQFKALGLSAPAGVLLAGPPGCGKTLLAKAVANESGLNFISVKGPELLNMYVGESERAVRQVFQRAQNSAPCVIFFDEIDALCPRRTDRESGASVRVVNQLLTEMDGLETRKQVFIMAATNRPDIIDPAILRPGRLDKSLYIGLPPPKDRFAILQTITKCGRRPLLETDVNLEEIAHDKRSDCFTGADLSALVREASINALQGHLCLQAPAATNAPVAEIRVSRQNFEDALKKVKPSVSKRDQLMYDLLKESLCG is encoded by the exons ATGAAGAACAGAGGCGGCTACTTCGTAGACAACAGGCTCAAGGAGCGAGTCAAACAG TATTTGAGGAAGAGCACCAGCCAGTTTACagacctgtcagtcatggcagctGATCTGCAGAGAATGTACAG CACAGAATATGGACGGCGGAAAAGAAATGCTTTCCGGATCCAGTTAGAGAAAG TGTACACAGTCTTATGCAATGAGTCTGATCTGTCGGCCTTAGAGGGGGAACACCTGGCTAAAAGGGCAAGGCAAAGCCAAGGAGCTGATGG GGAGAAAGACAGCTTCAGTGAGGACTCCACAGACAGTGATGATCAACCAGAATATCCG CCCACCAATCAGATGAACAACTCTCTGATGTCCCTGTATCGGAAGGGTGCTCCAGATTCTGTGGCTCCGACTCTACCCAAAGATCAACCAGCACACAGCAGCACCCCCAGGCCTGCCCCCTCCAAGACACCGAAGGGCGGCTGGTTCGTCGATACCACCCCCGGGAGGATcggggaggagaaggaggagagcaTTCTCATCGATCTGTGTGAGGAGACTCAGGAGGCACCCAACCCTGAG AAGTCCCTTCTGGAAACTGATAAGAAGAAAAAAGGCAAGATGAAGAATGGGAAGAGAAGACAAGAGGGAGAGGCCAGGGGTATAGACGGAGAGATCGAATCCATTATAATGAACAAGAAAG TCAAGCTCAAAGCTCCAGAGCTGCAGTATTCCACTGTGAAGTTTGAAGACGTAGGAGGCAATGAGGAGACCATGAAG GAGGTGTGTAAGATGCTGATTCACATGCGCCACCCTGAGGTGTACCAGAAGCTGGGGGTGGTCCCTCCCCGGGGGTTCCTCCTCCATGGGCCCCCAGGCTGCGGGAAGACTCTGCTCGCTCAGGCCATCGCGGGG GAGATGGAGCTGCCAATGTTGAAGGTCGCTGCCACAGAGATGGTGTCGGGCGTTTCAGGAGAATCTGAGCAGAAGCTAAGGGAGCTGTTTGATCAAGCTGTG ACCAGTGCTCCGTGTATCCTGTTCATTGATGAAATTGACGCCATCACCCCAAAGCGAGAAGTGGCTTCGAAGGACATGGAGAGACGAATCGTGGCTCAGCTTCTAACCTGCATGGATG ATCTCAATGCTCTTGCAGCCACTGCTCAGGTCATGGTTATTGGAGCCACGAACCGGCCAGACTCTCTTGACCCGGCACTGAGGCGAGCCGGACGCTTTGACAGGGAGATCTGCCTGGGGATCCCCGACGAAGGGGCCAGACTGAG AATCCTGCAAACACTGTGTCGGAAGCTGAAGCTCCCAGAATCCTTTGACTTTCAGCAGCTGGCCCACCTGACTCCAGGGTACGTCGGCGCAGACCTGATGGCTTTGTGCAGGGAGGCGGCCATGAGAGCGGTGAACCGGGTCCTTATCGAGATGCAGAGCAGTCAGGCAGCAGCGGCAGGTGGGCAGCCTTACCTCGTTGACACCAAGCCAGTGGAGCAAGAGCAAACCGCCGTCCCAAATCAGCAACCAGAAACCATAGAAGAG CAGACAGAGCTGCTGAGGTTGCTGAGGCTGCTGAAGGACTACACCCCTCTTTCAGAGGAGCAGCTGGAGAAGCTCCACATCGAGATGGAGGATTTTACCAGCTCACTGTGCAGCATCCAGCCGTCCGCCAAGAGGGAAGGTTTTGCTACCGTCCCTGATGTCACGTGGGCTGATATCGGTGCTCTGGAGGAGATCCGCCAAGAGCTCACCATGGCCATCCTG gcTCCAGTTCGCAATCCTGACCAGTTTAAAGCTCTGGGTCTCAGTGCACCAGCTGGGGTGCTTCTTGCTGGGCCCCCAGGCTGTGGTAAAACTCTGCTTGCTAAG GCTGTTGCCAATGAATCTGGTTTGAACTTCATCTCTGTAAAGGGCCCAGAATTGTTAAACATG TACGTGGGAGAGAGCGAGCGCGCTGTGCGGCAGGTTTTCCAGAGAGCCCAAAACTCCGCCCCGTGCGTCATCTTTTTCGATGAGATTGATGCTCTTTGTCCCCGAAGGACCGATCGTGAG tctggGGCGAGCGTGCGTGTGGTCAACCAGCTGCTTACTGAGATGGACGGACTGGAGACTCGCAAGCAGGTTTTCATTATGGCTGCCACCAACAGGCCAG ATATTATCGACCCTGCTATCCTTCGTCCGGGCCGGTTGGACAAATCGCTGTACATCGGTTTGCCCCCTCCCAAAGACAGATTCGCCATCCTTCAGACCATCACCAAG tgtgGTAGGAGGCCTCTGCTGGAAACAGATGTCAATCTAGAAGAAATAGCACACGATAAACGAAGTGACTGCTTCAC GGGGGCTGACCTGTCGGCTCTGGTCCGAGAGGCTTCTATCAACGCTCTTCAGGGACACCTCTGTCTCCAGGCTCCTGCAGCAACCAACG
- the nvl gene encoding nuclear valosin-containing protein-like isoform X2, with the protein MKNRGGYFVDNRLKERVKQYLRKSTSQFTDLSVMAADLQRMYSTEYGRRKRNAFRIQLEKVYTVLCNESDLSALEGEHLAKRARQSQGADGEKDSFSEDSTDSDDQPEYPPTNQMNNSLMSLYRKGAPDSVAPTLPKDQPAHSSTPRPAPSKTPKGGWFVDTTPGRIGEEKEESILIDLCEETQEAPNPEKSLLETDKKKKGKMKNGKRRQEGEARGIDGEIESIIMNKKVKLKAPELQYSTVKFEDVGGNEETMKEVCKMLIHMRHPEVYQKLGVVPPRGFLLHGPPGCGKTLLAQAIAGEMELPMLKVAATEMVSGVSGESEQKLRELFDQAVTSAPCILFIDEIDAITPKREVASKDMERRIVAQLLTCMDDLNALAATAQVMVIGATNRPDSLDPALRRAGRFDREICLGIPDEGARLRILQTLCRKLKLPESFDFQQLAHLTPGYVGADLMALCREAAMRAVNRVLIEMQSSQAAAAGGQPYLVDTKPVEQEQTAVPNQQPETIEETELLRLLRLLKDYTPLSEEQLEKLHIEMEDFTSSLCSIQPSAKREGFATVPDVTWADIGALEEIRQELTMAILAPVRNPDQFKALGLSAPAGVLLAGPPGCGKTLLAKAVANESGLNFISVKGPELLNMYVGESERAVRQVFQRAQNSAPCVIFFDEIDALCPRRTDRESGASVRVVNQLLTEMDGLETRKQVFIMAATNRPDIIDPAILRPGRLDKSLYIGLPPPKDRFAILQTITKCGRRPLLETDVNLEEIAHDKRSDCFTGADLSALVREASINALQGHLCLQAPAATNAPVAEIRVSRQNFEDALKKVKPSVSKRDQLMYDLLKESLCG; encoded by the exons ATGAAGAACAGAGGCGGCTACTTCGTAGACAACAGGCTCAAGGAGCGAGTCAAACAG TATTTGAGGAAGAGCACCAGCCAGTTTACagacctgtcagtcatggcagctGATCTGCAGAGAATGTACAG CACAGAATATGGACGGCGGAAAAGAAATGCTTTCCGGATCCAGTTAGAGAAAG TGTACACAGTCTTATGCAATGAGTCTGATCTGTCGGCCTTAGAGGGGGAACACCTGGCTAAAAGGGCAAGGCAAAGCCAAGGAGCTGATGG GGAGAAAGACAGCTTCAGTGAGGACTCCACAGACAGTGATGATCAACCAGAATATCCG CCCACCAATCAGATGAACAACTCTCTGATGTCCCTGTATCGGAAGGGTGCTCCAGATTCTGTGGCTCCGACTCTACCCAAAGATCAACCAGCACACAGCAGCACCCCCAGGCCTGCCCCCTCCAAGACACCGAAGGGCGGCTGGTTCGTCGATACCACCCCCGGGAGGATcggggaggagaaggaggagagcaTTCTCATCGATCTGTGTGAGGAGACTCAGGAGGCACCCAACCCTGAG AAGTCCCTTCTGGAAACTGATAAGAAGAAAAAAGGCAAGATGAAGAATGGGAAGAGAAGACAAGAGGGAGAGGCCAGGGGTATAGACGGAGAGATCGAATCCATTATAATGAACAAGAAAG TCAAGCTCAAAGCTCCAGAGCTGCAGTATTCCACTGTGAAGTTTGAAGACGTAGGAGGCAATGAGGAGACCATGAAG GAGGTGTGTAAGATGCTGATTCACATGCGCCACCCTGAGGTGTACCAGAAGCTGGGGGTGGTCCCTCCCCGGGGGTTCCTCCTCCATGGGCCCCCAGGCTGCGGGAAGACTCTGCTCGCTCAGGCCATCGCGGGG GAGATGGAGCTGCCAATGTTGAAGGTCGCTGCCACAGAGATGGTGTCGGGCGTTTCAGGAGAATCTGAGCAGAAGCTAAGGGAGCTGTTTGATCAAGCTGTG ACCAGTGCTCCGTGTATCCTGTTCATTGATGAAATTGACGCCATCACCCCAAAGCGAGAAGTGGCTTCGAAGGACATGGAGAGACGAATCGTGGCTCAGCTTCTAACCTGCATGGATG ATCTCAATGCTCTTGCAGCCACTGCTCAGGTCATGGTTATTGGAGCCACGAACCGGCCAGACTCTCTTGACCCGGCACTGAGGCGAGCCGGACGCTTTGACAGGGAGATCTGCCTGGGGATCCCCGACGAAGGGGCCAGACTGAG AATCCTGCAAACACTGTGTCGGAAGCTGAAGCTCCCAGAATCCTTTGACTTTCAGCAGCTGGCCCACCTGACTCCAGGGTACGTCGGCGCAGACCTGATGGCTTTGTGCAGGGAGGCGGCCATGAGAGCGGTGAACCGGGTCCTTATCGAGATGCAGAGCAGTCAGGCAGCAGCGGCAGGTGGGCAGCCTTACCTCGTTGACACCAAGCCAGTGGAGCAAGAGCAAACCGCCGTCCCAAATCAGCAACCAGAAACCATAGAAGAG ACAGAGCTGCTGAGGTTGCTGAGGCTGCTGAAGGACTACACCCCTCTTTCAGAGGAGCAGCTGGAGAAGCTCCACATCGAGATGGAGGATTTTACCAGCTCACTGTGCAGCATCCAGCCGTCCGCCAAGAGGGAAGGTTTTGCTACCGTCCCTGATGTCACGTGGGCTGATATCGGTGCTCTGGAGGAGATCCGCCAAGAGCTCACCATGGCCATCCTG gcTCCAGTTCGCAATCCTGACCAGTTTAAAGCTCTGGGTCTCAGTGCACCAGCTGGGGTGCTTCTTGCTGGGCCCCCAGGCTGTGGTAAAACTCTGCTTGCTAAG GCTGTTGCCAATGAATCTGGTTTGAACTTCATCTCTGTAAAGGGCCCAGAATTGTTAAACATG TACGTGGGAGAGAGCGAGCGCGCTGTGCGGCAGGTTTTCCAGAGAGCCCAAAACTCCGCCCCGTGCGTCATCTTTTTCGATGAGATTGATGCTCTTTGTCCCCGAAGGACCGATCGTGAG tctggGGCGAGCGTGCGTGTGGTCAACCAGCTGCTTACTGAGATGGACGGACTGGAGACTCGCAAGCAGGTTTTCATTATGGCTGCCACCAACAGGCCAG ATATTATCGACCCTGCTATCCTTCGTCCGGGCCGGTTGGACAAATCGCTGTACATCGGTTTGCCCCCTCCCAAAGACAGATTCGCCATCCTTCAGACCATCACCAAG tgtgGTAGGAGGCCTCTGCTGGAAACAGATGTCAATCTAGAAGAAATAGCACACGATAAACGAAGTGACTGCTTCAC GGGGGCTGACCTGTCGGCTCTGGTCCGAGAGGCTTCTATCAACGCTCTTCAGGGACACCTCTGTCTCCAGGCTCCTGCAGCAACCAACG
- the nvl gene encoding nuclear valosin-containing protein-like isoform X3, whose amino-acid sequence MNNSLMSLYRKGAPDSVAPTLPKDQPAHSSTPRPAPSKTPKGGWFVDTTPGRIGEEKEESILIDLCEETQEAPNPEKSLLETDKKKKGKMKNGKRRQEGEARGIDGEIESIIMNKKVKLKAPELQYSTVKFEDVGGNEETMKEVCKMLIHMRHPEVYQKLGVVPPRGFLLHGPPGCGKTLLAQAIAGEMELPMLKVAATEMVSGVSGESEQKLRELFDQAVTSAPCILFIDEIDAITPKREVASKDMERRIVAQLLTCMDDLNALAATAQVMVIGATNRPDSLDPALRRAGRFDREICLGIPDEGARLRILQTLCRKLKLPESFDFQQLAHLTPGYVGADLMALCREAAMRAVNRVLIEMQSSQAAAAGGQPYLVDTKPVEQEQTAVPNQQPETIEEQTELLRLLRLLKDYTPLSEEQLEKLHIEMEDFTSSLCSIQPSAKREGFATVPDVTWADIGALEEIRQELTMAILAPVRNPDQFKALGLSAPAGVLLAGPPGCGKTLLAKAVANESGLNFISVKGPELLNMYVGESERAVRQVFQRAQNSAPCVIFFDEIDALCPRRTDRESGASVRVVNQLLTEMDGLETRKQVFIMAATNRPDIIDPAILRPGRLDKSLYIGLPPPKDRFAILQTITKCGRRPLLETDVNLEEIAHDKRSDCFTGADLSALVREASINALQGHLCLQAPAATNAPVAEIRVSRQNFEDALKKVKPSVSKRDQLMYDLLKESLCG is encoded by the exons ATGAACAACTCTCTGATGTCCCTGTATCGGAAGGGTGCTCCAGATTCTGTGGCTCCGACTCTACCCAAAGATCAACCAGCACACAGCAGCACCCCCAGGCCTGCCCCCTCCAAGACACCGAAGGGCGGCTGGTTCGTCGATACCACCCCCGGGAGGATcggggaggagaaggaggagagcaTTCTCATCGATCTGTGTGAGGAGACTCAGGAGGCACCCAACCCTGAG AAGTCCCTTCTGGAAACTGATAAGAAGAAAAAAGGCAAGATGAAGAATGGGAAGAGAAGACAAGAGGGAGAGGCCAGGGGTATAGACGGAGAGATCGAATCCATTATAATGAACAAGAAAG TCAAGCTCAAAGCTCCAGAGCTGCAGTATTCCACTGTGAAGTTTGAAGACGTAGGAGGCAATGAGGAGACCATGAAG GAGGTGTGTAAGATGCTGATTCACATGCGCCACCCTGAGGTGTACCAGAAGCTGGGGGTGGTCCCTCCCCGGGGGTTCCTCCTCCATGGGCCCCCAGGCTGCGGGAAGACTCTGCTCGCTCAGGCCATCGCGGGG GAGATGGAGCTGCCAATGTTGAAGGTCGCTGCCACAGAGATGGTGTCGGGCGTTTCAGGAGAATCTGAGCAGAAGCTAAGGGAGCTGTTTGATCAAGCTGTG ACCAGTGCTCCGTGTATCCTGTTCATTGATGAAATTGACGCCATCACCCCAAAGCGAGAAGTGGCTTCGAAGGACATGGAGAGACGAATCGTGGCTCAGCTTCTAACCTGCATGGATG ATCTCAATGCTCTTGCAGCCACTGCTCAGGTCATGGTTATTGGAGCCACGAACCGGCCAGACTCTCTTGACCCGGCACTGAGGCGAGCCGGACGCTTTGACAGGGAGATCTGCCTGGGGATCCCCGACGAAGGGGCCAGACTGAG AATCCTGCAAACACTGTGTCGGAAGCTGAAGCTCCCAGAATCCTTTGACTTTCAGCAGCTGGCCCACCTGACTCCAGGGTACGTCGGCGCAGACCTGATGGCTTTGTGCAGGGAGGCGGCCATGAGAGCGGTGAACCGGGTCCTTATCGAGATGCAGAGCAGTCAGGCAGCAGCGGCAGGTGGGCAGCCTTACCTCGTTGACACCAAGCCAGTGGAGCAAGAGCAAACCGCCGTCCCAAATCAGCAACCAGAAACCATAGAAGAG CAGACAGAGCTGCTGAGGTTGCTGAGGCTGCTGAAGGACTACACCCCTCTTTCAGAGGAGCAGCTGGAGAAGCTCCACATCGAGATGGAGGATTTTACCAGCTCACTGTGCAGCATCCAGCCGTCCGCCAAGAGGGAAGGTTTTGCTACCGTCCCTGATGTCACGTGGGCTGATATCGGTGCTCTGGAGGAGATCCGCCAAGAGCTCACCATGGCCATCCTG gcTCCAGTTCGCAATCCTGACCAGTTTAAAGCTCTGGGTCTCAGTGCACCAGCTGGGGTGCTTCTTGCTGGGCCCCCAGGCTGTGGTAAAACTCTGCTTGCTAAG GCTGTTGCCAATGAATCTGGTTTGAACTTCATCTCTGTAAAGGGCCCAGAATTGTTAAACATG TACGTGGGAGAGAGCGAGCGCGCTGTGCGGCAGGTTTTCCAGAGAGCCCAAAACTCCGCCCCGTGCGTCATCTTTTTCGATGAGATTGATGCTCTTTGTCCCCGAAGGACCGATCGTGAG tctggGGCGAGCGTGCGTGTGGTCAACCAGCTGCTTACTGAGATGGACGGACTGGAGACTCGCAAGCAGGTTTTCATTATGGCTGCCACCAACAGGCCAG ATATTATCGACCCTGCTATCCTTCGTCCGGGCCGGTTGGACAAATCGCTGTACATCGGTTTGCCCCCTCCCAAAGACAGATTCGCCATCCTTCAGACCATCACCAAG tgtgGTAGGAGGCCTCTGCTGGAAACAGATGTCAATCTAGAAGAAATAGCACACGATAAACGAAGTGACTGCTTCAC GGGGGCTGACCTGTCGGCTCTGGTCCGAGAGGCTTCTATCAACGCTCTTCAGGGACACCTCTGTCTCCAGGCTCCTGCAGCAACCAACG